In a single window of the Eshraghiella crossota genome:
- the purM gene encoding phosphoribosylformylglycinamidine cyclo-ligase, whose protein sequence is MDYKKAGVDIEAGYKSVELMKEHVKSTMRPEVLGGIGGFSGAFSMAAIKDMEDPVLLSGTDGCGTKVKLAFLMDKHDTIGIDCVAMCVNDVACAGGEPLFFLDYIACGKNIPEKIATIVKGVADGCKLSGCALVGGETAEHPGLMPEDEYDLAGFSVGVCDRKNLITGENIKPGDTLVAIKSSGVHSNGFSLVRKVFDMTKESLDTYYDELGTTLGDALLKPTIIYVKALKAVKDAGVTIKGCSHITGGGFYENIPRMLPDGIRAEVRKDSYEVPALFKLMAKKGNIDEHMMYNTFNMGVGMILAVDPADADKTIEAIKSAGEDAFVIGQTVAGEKGVTLC, encoded by the coding sequence ATGGATTACAAGAAAGCGGGCGTTGATATTGAAGCCGGATATAAATCGGTTGAATTAATGAAGGAACATGTTAAAAGCACAATGAGACCGGAGGTACTCGGTGGTATCGGTGGATTTTCAGGTGCGTTCTCAATGGCAGCAATCAAAGACATGGAGGACCCTGTGCTTTTATCCGGAACAGACGGATGCGGAACCAAGGTTAAACTTGCTTTCCTTATGGACAAGCATGACACAATCGGTATTGATTGTGTTGCCATGTGCGTTAACGACGTTGCATGTGCAGGCGGTGAACCTTTATTTTTCCTTGATTATATAGCATGTGGAAAAAACATTCCTGAGAAAATCGCAACAATCGTTAAAGGTGTTGCAGACGGTTGTAAATTATCCGGATGTGCTCTTGTCGGCGGAGAAACAGCAGAACATCCCGGACTTATGCCTGAGGACGAATATGACCTTGCAGGATTTTCTGTAGGTGTATGTGACAGAAAGAATCTTATTACAGGAGAAAATATCAAGCCGGGAGATACACTTGTTGCAATCAAATCTTCAGGTGTACACAGCAATGGTTTTTCACTTGTAAGAAAAGTATTTGATATGACAAAAGAATCCCTTGATACATATTATGATGAACTTGGAACAACTCTCGGTGATGCTTTACTTAAACCAACAATTATTTATGTCAAGGCACTTAAAGCAGTTAAGGATGCCGGAGTAACCATTAAGGGCTGCAGCCACATCACAGGCGGCGGTTTTTACGAGAACATTCCAAGAATGCTTCCTGACGGAATAAGAGCCGAAGTTAGAAAAGACAGCTACGAAGTACCTGCATTATTTAAACTTATGGCTAAGAAAGGCAATATTGACGAACATATGATGTATAATACATTCAATATGGGTGTCGGTATGATCCTTGCAGTTGACCCTGCTGATGCAGATAAGACCATAGAAGCAATCAAGTCTGCCGGGGAAGATGCATTTGTAATAGGACAGACAGTTGCAGGTGAAAAAGGTGTAACATTATGTTAA
- a CDS encoding DUF6142 family protein: MSKHKYKFTNKKHSVGGVAATIMAATAIVLIVFSIVLSFKARGEGGEIVGSLALMALAFSVFGLIIGLLSYREFDRYYTFSLIGSLINGIIIVLLIMLLFVGI, translated from the coding sequence ATGTCAAAGCATAAGTATAAGTTTACCAATAAGAAGCATAGTGTAGGTGGCGTTGCTGCTACAATTATGGCTGCAACTGCTATTGTACTGATTGTTTTTTCAATTGTCCTCTCATTTAAGGCAAGAGGCGAAGGCGGGGAAATAGTCGGTTCCCTGGCATTGATGGCACTTGCCTTTTCTGTATTTGGACTGATTATCGGTTTACTTAGTTACAGGGAATTTGACAGATATTATACCTTTTCATTGATAGGAAGCCTGATTAATGGTATTATAATAGTACTTTTAATAATGTTATTATTTGTAGGAATTTAA
- the purE gene encoding 5-(carboxyamino)imidazole ribonucleotide mutase, which translates to MAKVGIVMGSDSDLEVMSKAAEMLEKFGIDYELTVISAHRMPDVFFDYAKTAEEKGFKVIIAGAGGAAHLPGMCAAIFPMPVIGIPIHTKSLGGVDSLYSIVQMPSGIPVATVAINGGANAGILAAKILATSDDELLNRIKAYKDELKDGVMKKKDKIEKVGYKKYMEEK; encoded by the coding sequence ATGGCTAAAGTAGGAATTGTTATGGGAAGTGACTCAGACCTTGAGGTTATGAGCAAAGCAGCGGAAATGCTTGAAAAGTTTGGTATTGATTATGAGCTGACTGTTATTTCAGCACATCGTATGCCTGACGTATTTTTTGATTATGCAAAGACAGCAGAGGAAAAAGGTTTTAAGGTTATAATTGCAGGAGCCGGTGGAGCAGCACATCTTCCGGGTATGTGTGCGGCAATTTTCCCAATGCCTGTTATTGGTATTCCAATCCATACCAAATCTCTTGGCGGAGTTGATTCTTTATATTCAATAGTACAGATGCCAAGCGGAATCCCTGTTGCAACTGTTGCAATTAACGGAGGAGCTAATGCGGGAATTCTTGCAGCTAAGATTCTTGCAACAAGTGATGACGAACTTCTTAACAGAATCAAAGCATATAAAGATGAATTAAAAGACGGCGTTATGAAGAAAAAAGACAAAATCGAAAAAGTCGGATATAAAAAATACATGGAGGAAAAATAA
- the purN gene encoding phosphoribosylglycinamide formyltransferase, producing MLRVVVLVSGGGTNLQAILDAMDNGKIKNAEVVGVISNNASAYALTRAEKHNIPNECISPKNYENRDVFNDALLEGVSKYNPDLIVLAGFLVAIPEKMVKAFPEKIINIHPSLIPSFCGKGYYGLKVHEAALQRGVKVTGATVHYVDEGTDTGKIIFQKPVMIEDGDTPEILQKRVMEQAEWIILPEAINMIANR from the coding sequence ATGTTAAGAGTAGTTGTACTTGTTTCAGGTGGCGGAACCAATCTTCAGGCTATTCTTGATGCCATGGATAACGGTAAGATTAAGAATGCGGAAGTTGTGGGCGTAATCAGTAATAATGCCAGTGCCTATGCACTTACAAGAGCTGAGAAACACAATATTCCAAATGAATGTATATCACCTAAGAATTATGAAAACAGGGATGTGTTTAATGATGCACTGCTTGAAGGTGTATCAAAATACAATCCGGACTTAATTGTTCTTGCAGGTTTTCTTGTGGCAATCCCTGAGAAAATGGTTAAAGCATTTCCTGAGAAAATCATTAATATCCACCCATCACTTATCCCTTCTTTTTGTGGAAAAGGATATTATGGACTTAAGGTACATGAAGCCGCTTTGCAAAGAGGCGTGAAAGTTACAGGAGCAACCGTGCATTATGTTGATGAAGGAACGGATACCGGTAAAATTATTTTCCAGAAACCTGTAATGATAGAGGACGGGGATACACCTGAGATTCTTCAGAAAAGAGTTATGGAACAGGCAGAATGGATTATTTTACCTGAAGCAATAAATATGATTGCAAACAGATAA